AAAGTCGATAATGCGATATCTTCCACCAAAAGGAACAGCGGGTTTTGCAAGATTCTTCGTTAATAATCCTAATCGCTTTCCAACACCACCCGCTAGTAGCATAGTCACACATTCTTTTTTCATGGTCAATCTACCTCCAAAGATAAGACCTGATAGTTTTTAAAAACAGAGATGGCTAAAGGCGAAACTTTTACTTTAATATGGTTTGCACAGCCATGCCATTCTGTTGGGAAACTGTCGTGTAAGTCTGTATTACATTGATTTGAACCACCATAAATAGAGGAGTCAGAATTAAATATTTCTTGGTATTTTCCTGGTTCTGTAACGCCAATTTTGTAATCGTAGTAAACGTGTGGTGTGAAATTGCATAGGATATAAACAGCTTCGGAATGCTTATCACTTTTTCGCTTAAACGCAATGATACTTTGATCAACGTTATCTGCATCAATCCATTCAAAACCTTTTGGGTCATGGTCTAGTTTAAAAAGGGCAGGTGTCTTACGATAGAAATGATTGAGTGCTTTTACATAGTCAAGTAATTGGGCATGAAGCGGGTATTCTAACAGTAACCAATCGAGCTCATGTTGGTCTCGCCATTCGATATACTGACCAAATTCGCCCCCCATAAAGAGTAACTTTTTACCTGGATGTACCATCATAAAGCCGTAAAGTAATCGTAGGTTAGCAAATTGTTGCCACCTATCACCTGGCATTTTGTTTAACAAGGAACGCTTTCCGTGGACAACTTCATCATGTGAAAGTGGTAGGACAAAGTTTTCACTGTACATATACATAAATGAAAATGTTAGAAGATTATGGTGCCATTTCCGATAAACAGGATCATATTCCATATAGGTAAGGAAATCGTTCATCCATCCCATATCCCATTTGAAATTAAAACCAAGACCACCAAGATAGGTAGGTTTGCTAATACCAGGAAGGTCTGAGCTATCTTCCGCCATCATTAATACATTTGGGAAAAACTTAAAGACAACTTCATTCAATTTCTTTAGGAACGCAAGCGCTTCTAAATTTTCATCGCCTCCAAAACTATTCTTCAGCTTTTCTTCCTCATCTTGCCGATCAAAATTTAAAAAAACCATACTAGCAACCGCATCAATTCTAAGTCCATCGATGTGATACGTGTCTAACCAAAAAATTGCATTTGAGATAAGAAAACTTTGTACTTCTGGTCGACCAAAATCAAAGGTAAGCGTACCCCATGATTTTTTTTCTGCCTTACTTGTATCACTGTATTCGTATAAAGCCTCTCCATCAAATTGCCTTAGTCCATGGGCATCTTTACAAAAATGGCCAGGTACCCAGTCCATGATCACACCAATATTGTTTTGATGGCACTGATCAACGAAATATTTGAAATCATTTGGGCTGCCGAAACGACTTGTCACCGCATAGTAGCCAGTAATTTGATAGCCCCATGATAAATCAAATGGATGTTCTGCAAGAGGTAGTAATTCAATATGTGTATAACCAAGATCTTTTATATACGGAATCAATTGTTCGGCTATTTCTTGATAAGAATAAAGGCTACCATCTTCTTTTGTTCGCCACGAGCCGAGGTGCATCTCATAAATAAGAATTGGTTCACGATAGGAATAATACGTTTGTTTTTTCTGTTGCCACGCTGCATCATTCCACATATACAGCTCAGAATTAGGTGTGATTGAAGCAGTGCGTGGTCGAACTTCAGCTTGTTGTGCATATGGATCTGCTTTTAATAAAATCGATCCATCTGACGTTGTGATCTGGTATTTATAGCATACATTT
The nucleotide sequence above comes from Paraliobacillus zengyii. Encoded proteins:
- the glgB gene encoding 1,4-alpha-glucan branching protein GlgB, with translation MSTFTSDSDVFLFHQGTNYYSHQLLGCHQKIQNNIKGLRFVVWAPHAVSLSVVGDFNDWTGNDYPLERINSAGLWIGFFTTIMPNVCYKYQITTSDGSILLKADPYAQQAEVRPRTASITPNSELYMWNDAAWQQKKQTYYSYREPILIYEMHLGSWRTKEDGSLYSYQEIAEQLIPYIKDLGYTHIELLPLAEHPFDLSWGYQITGYYAVTSRFGSPNDFKYFVDQCHQNNIGVIMDWVPGHFCKDAHGLRQFDGEALYEYSDTSKAEKKSWGTLTFDFGRPEVQSFLISNAIFWLDTYHIDGLRIDAVASMVFLNFDRQDEEEKLKNSFGGDENLEALAFLKKLNEVVFKFFPNVLMMAEDSSDLPGISKPTYLGGLGFNFKWDMGWMNDFLTYMEYDPVYRKWHHNLLTFSFMYMYSENFVLPLSHDEVVHGKRSLLNKMPGDRWQQFANLRLLYGFMMVHPGKKLLFMGGEFGQYIEWRDQHELDWLLLEYPLHAQLLDYVKALNHFYRKTPALFKLDHDPKGFEWIDADNVDQSIIAFKRKSDKHSEAVYILCNFTPHVYYDYKIGVTEPGKYQEIFNSDSSIYGGSNQCNTDLHDSFPTEWHGCANHIKVKVSPLAISVFKNYQVLSLEVD